From Dehalococcoidales bacterium, a single genomic window includes:
- a CDS encoding TrkA family potassium uptake protein, protein MKKQVIVVGLGRFGVSLAANMSEMGHDVLALDTDEQKVQSASGQMTHTVQADATNESVLRELGAGNFDIAIVAIGTAVQNSVLATILLKRLGVPYVIARASSDLHGEILDKIGADRVVYPEHTMGQILAHEAILGAVSEYMPVVSGYGIAKVEASPDFVGQTLSDLGVGPRGKLGVAVLIIQREKDIIVAPGQGELVKQGDTLIVAGNIERLVDFLPKTKPDNDGRKRKT, encoded by the coding sequence TGTAGGTTTAGGTCGCTTTGGCGTCAGTTTAGCCGCAAATATGTCAGAGATGGGACATGATGTACTGGCCCTTGATACTGATGAGCAGAAGGTGCAGAGCGCATCGGGACAGATGACACACACTGTCCAGGCTGACGCCACCAATGAGTCCGTACTGAGAGAGCTGGGCGCAGGCAATTTTGATATCGCCATTGTTGCGATTGGCACCGCTGTCCAGAATAGCGTGCTGGCAACGATCTTACTGAAGAGACTTGGCGTTCCTTATGTTATCGCCAGGGCCAGCTCTGACCTCCACGGGGAGATACTGGATAAAATCGGGGCGGACAGGGTTGTATATCCTGAGCACACGATGGGGCAAATACTTGCCCACGAGGCGATTCTGGGCGCCGTTTCTGAGTATATGCCGGTTGTTTCCGGGTACGGCATCGCCAAGGTAGAAGCCAGTCCTGATTTTGTCGGACAGACGTTGTCTGATCTCGGGGTTGGGCCCAGGGGTAAACTCGGCGTGGCGGTACTGATTATCCAGCGGGAAAAGGACATCATCGTGGCACCCGGCCAGGGTGAGCTGGTCAAGCAAGGCGATACTCTCATCGTAGCCGGCAATATCGAGAGGCTGGTCGATTTCCTGCCCAAGACAAAGCCGGATAATGATGGCCGGAAACGCAAAACCTAG
- a CDS encoding cation-translocating P-type ATPase has product MVTFWKRYQTVLTSQEFIITATTALLLLVSVSLDLAGTGYWVYTSVALAAVAVGGIPIIISAIKGLLQRQMNVDELVAIAIIASVIFEEYLSAGFVAFMMLFGKILEDFTAARAKTALEDLGKLVPATVCVRRDGEDSLIPIEQVVPGDLLITKSGERIAVDGVVISGQASVNQAPITGESMPVAKAKGSEVYAGTLNELGALEIRTSKVGDATTLGQVMHLVEEAEENRAPIVRIADQYARYFTPLILTIAILVYAVTRNVTAALAVLIVACPCALVMATPTAIIAGVANGARRGILIKGGARLEAAGRVTAVAIDKTGTITLGEPSVVRIITFDGMGEQEVLQHAAIAERSSEHLLGKAILNKAREWGLKIPAADEFQAVPGQGAIALLDNKQIMVGTEALLLENRVSLPPGLAVTLTDLEKEGLTPLLVASAGKTLGVIGVADIVREDMRQAIQNLRSSGVKKVVMMTGDSPEIARRVASAVGIDEWQARLLPHQKVESIKALQRDGYRVAMFGDGINDAPALAQADVGVAMGITGTDIAMDTADIVLMKDDTLKAAEAINLSHNTLKTIKQNLAFALFFNLIGVGLAASGMLSPIAAAIFHNIGSVAVVVNSARLVTSRNLSRK; this is encoded by the coding sequence ATGGTTACTTTCTGGAAACGCTATCAAACGGTACTGACATCGCAAGAGTTCATCATTACCGCTACCACCGCATTGCTCCTTCTGGTCAGTGTCAGCCTGGACCTGGCCGGGACTGGCTACTGGGTATATACCTCCGTAGCGCTGGCCGCCGTGGCTGTCGGCGGCATCCCCATCATCATCAGCGCCATAAAAGGCCTGCTCCAGCGCCAGATGAATGTTGACGAACTGGTAGCTATTGCCATCATCGCCTCCGTGATTTTTGAAGAATACCTCTCCGCTGGTTTTGTCGCCTTTATGATGCTCTTCGGTAAAATACTGGAGGACTTCACCGCCGCCCGGGCAAAAACCGCTTTAGAGGACCTGGGCAAGCTCGTTCCGGCTACTGTCTGTGTCCGCCGTGACGGGGAAGATTCCTTAATTCCCATCGAGCAGGTCGTCCCTGGCGACCTGCTAATAACGAAATCCGGCGAACGCATTGCCGTGGATGGTGTGGTCATCAGCGGGCAGGCATCAGTGAACCAGGCGCCGATTACCGGTGAATCCATGCCTGTCGCCAAAGCTAAAGGCAGCGAAGTCTATGCCGGTACCCTGAATGAGCTGGGCGCGCTGGAAATCAGGACCAGCAAAGTGGGTGATGCCACTACTCTGGGACAGGTTATGCACCTGGTGGAGGAAGCCGAGGAGAACCGGGCGCCGATTGTCCGCATCGCTGACCAGTACGCCAGGTATTTCACTCCGCTCATCCTGACAATCGCCATCCTGGTTTACGCGGTTACCCGGAATGTGACGGCGGCGCTGGCAGTGCTGATTGTTGCCTGTCCCTGCGCCCTGGTGATGGCTACTCCCACCGCTATTATTGCCGGTGTCGCCAATGGCGCGCGGCGGGGCATATTGATTAAGGGGGGTGCCCGCCTCGAGGCTGCCGGTAGAGTGACGGCGGTAGCGATAGACAAGACCGGCACCATCACGCTGGGAGAACCCAGTGTAGTCAGGATTATAACCTTTGACGGTATGGGCGAACAGGAAGTCCTGCAACACGCGGCCATAGCCGAGAGGTCATCAGAGCACCTTCTGGGTAAAGCCATACTGAATAAGGCCAGAGAGTGGGGACTGAAGATACCCGCTGCTGACGAATTTCAGGCTGTTCCGGGACAGGGTGCAATTGCCCTCTTAGATAATAAACAGATAATGGTAGGCACTGAAGCGCTTTTACTGGAGAACCGGGTGAGCCTGCCGCCTGGGCTGGCAGTTACACTTACGGACCTGGAGAAGGAAGGACTGACCCCTCTGCTGGTGGCTTCAGCCGGGAAGACCCTGGGGGTTATCGGTGTCGCCGATATCGTACGTGAGGATATGAGACAGGCTATCCAGAATCTTAGGAGTAGCGGCGTCAAGAAAGTAGTGATGATGACCGGGGATAGCCCGGAGATAGCCCGGCGCGTCGCCAGCGCCGTCGGCATTGATGAATGGCAGGCCCGGCTGCTCCCTCATCAGAAGGTTGAGAGCATTAAAGCGCTGCAGCGTGACGGCTACCGCGTGGCTATGTTCGGTGACGGCATCAATGATGCTCCGGCCTTAGCCCAGGCTGATGTGGGCGTGGCCATGGGTATCACCGGGACTGATATCGCCATGGATACCGCTGATATCGTCCTGATGAAGGACGATACGCTGAAAGCCGCCGAAGCCATCAATCTCAGCCACAACACCCTGAAGACGATAAAACAAAACCTGGCTTTCGCCCTCTTTTTCAACCTTATCGGAGTTGGACTGGCAGCCTCAGGAATGCTTAGCCCTATCGCCGCGGCTATTTTTCATAACATCGGTTCGGTAGCCGTGGTGGTCAATTCAGCCCGGCTAGTTACCAGCCGG